In one Liolophura sinensis isolate JHLJ2023 chromosome 11, CUHK_Ljap_v2, whole genome shotgun sequence genomic region, the following are encoded:
- the LOC135477784 gene encoding uncharacterized protein LOC135477784 encodes METGVFKESPPPPQGLTAASSRAHHRLLQGSRLLLQGSLLSRGVTASSTSHHLTGHRLPQRSTSPLRVTASSRGQLLLHGSPPPRPGVTDIQTGYCLLHISPLHRSQPPTGVNSSRGHCLLQGSLPPPGVTTSSWGHHLLLGSTPSPVSPPPTGVNSSSSVTTPSRGQLLLQGSPLPPRVTA; translated from the coding sequence GAGTCACCGCCGCCTCCTCAAGGGCTCACCGCCGCCTCCTCAAGGGCTCACCACCGCCTCCTCCAGGGGTCACGCCTCCTCCTCCAGGGGTCACTGTTATCTAGAGGGGTTACTGCCTCTTCCACATCTCACCACTTGACGGGTCACCGCCTACCCCAGAGGTCAACTTCTCCTCTAAGGGTCACTGCCTCCTCCAGGGGTCAACTCCTCCTCCATGGGTCACCACCACCTCGTCCAGGAGTCACTGATATCCAGACTGGTTACTGCCTCCTACACATCTCACCACTTCACAGGTCACAGCCCCCTACAGGGGTCAACTCCTCCAGGGGTCACTGCCTCCTCCAGGGGTCACTGCCTCCTCCAGGGGTCACCACCTCCTCCTGGGGTCACCACCTCCTCCTGGGGTCAACTCCTTCTCCAGTGTCACCGCCTCCTACAGGGGTAAACTCCTCCTCCAGTGTCACCACCCCCTCCAGGGGTCAACTCCTCCTGCAGGGGTCACCACTTCCTCCACGGGTCACTGCCTAA